The Saccharolobus shibatae B12 genomic interval ATTAAGCCATTTTTTTAATTTGAGTTGCGTTCTATAATGTCGTTAATGGATAAGTTTAAAAACTTAACTTTCTAAAAAGTTATAAAAATGTCTCAGTTAAAAGGCTTAGAATTTAATGCCTATATAACTGTGATTAATAGTAATGATAATGACGAAGTGCTAAAGGTGGCTATAAAGGATAATATATATACTAAGGGTGTTAGAACTACTGCTGCATCAAAAATACTTTATAATTTTATACCCAGTTATGATGCTACAATTGTAGCAAAACTAAAGAAAATTAAGGCGAAAATTATAGCGAAAACAAATATGCACGAATTTGCGATAGGCGGAACTAATACCTCTAGTGCGTTTGGAATAACTAAAAATCCAAATGATCCAGAATTAATAACTGGTGGTTCAAGTGGAGGTTCTGCAGTATCAGTAGCTGTAGATGATGCTGATGTTGCAATAGGGACAGATACTAGAGGGTCAGTAAGGATACCAGCTGCCTTCTGCGGCGTTTATGGGTTTAAGCCTACTTTTGGGAGAATATCCACACATGGTATTATTCCAAATAGCTGGAGCTTGGATCATGTTGGTATTTTAAGCAAAAACATTACCAAATTGATCTATATATATAGGATATTAAAAGGGCATGATAATAAAGATCCTAATACTCTTATTAATTTAAGCATTAGAGAGAAAAAGAAGAAAGTTAAGAGAATAGGTATAATAAATGAGCTTACCGTCGACTGTGAGAGTAGAAACGATTTCATGAGGTTTATATATAAATTGAACGATTATGATATAGAAGAAGTAGAATTACCTATAGTATTATCCATTTCAAAATATCTCGATGTATTTAGAGTTGAGACTGCTTCTTATCATCGCCGTTTTCTTAGACTACATGAACAAGACTACTCTCCAGACGTTCTGTCATTAATAAAACAAGGGTTTAAAGTAAGAGTATTGGATTATGTAAATACAATTAAAATCAGAGAAAAGATGATAAAGGAGTTCATTAAGACTTTTAATAGATATGATCTCCTAGTTTGTCCTACGGTTCCAATATATCCTCCTAAGATAAAAGATGTCATAAATAATGAAATAAACTATAGTAAAATACTAATAAGAAATGTAGCTCCATTTAATTTCTTAAAAGTACCTGCAATTTCAGTTCCAATAAATAAATTTGTAGGTGCCCAATTTATAGCAAATATAGGGTTTGACGAATATCTATTAGATTTTGTATCATCTTTAGGTGTCTAGTGTTTCTGGAGCGAAAATTTCCTCAACTCCTAACTTATCTGGTATCAGCCCTTGTTTATACATATAGTAAATGAATTTCTCTATTGTCTTTCTATTAGCTTTCACCCCATATGGCCAGT includes:
- a CDS encoding amidase, whose product is MSQLKGLEFNAYITVINSNDNDEVLKVAIKDNIYTKGVRTTAASKILYNFIPSYDATIVAKLKKIKAKIIAKTNMHEFAIGGTNTSSAFGITKNPNDPELITGGSSGGSAVSVAVDDADVAIGTDTRGSVRIPAAFCGVYGFKPTFGRISTHGIIPNSWSLDHVGILSKNITKLIYIYRILKGHDNKDPNTLINLSIREKKKKVKRIGIINELTVDCESRNDFMRFIYKLNDYDIEEVELPIVLSISKYLDVFRVETASYHRRFLRLHEQDYSPDVLSLIKQGFKVRVLDYVNTIKIREKMIKEFIKTFNRYDLLVCPTVPIYPPKIKDVINNEINYSKILIRNVAPFNFLKVPAISVPINKFVGAQFIANIGFDEYLLDFVSSLGV